The following nucleotide sequence is from Pseudomonas sessilinigenes.
GCAAAGCCGCTGATGTCATGGCCGATACCGCGGATCAGTTGCCCGCCGTTGCGCCCGCTGGCGCCCCAGCCGATGCGCCGGGCCTCCAGGAGGATCACCGACAGCCCGCGCTGGGCCAGCTCGATGGCGGTGTTGACCCCGGTGAAGCCGCCGCCAACCACGCAGACGTCGGCTTGCAGGTCGCCTTCCAGGGATGGGTAGCCGGGCAGGGCACCGACCGAGGTGGCGTAATAGGAGTGGGCGTGCCCGTTGGCACCGCCCAGGGAGAGTGGCTGGTTCATTTGTTGGACTTCACTTTGCTCCACGAGCGAGTCATGACGCGCATGATCGCGGGAGACGGAGTGCTGGCGATGTACAGCTTGTCCAGCACCTCCTTGGGTGGGTAGACCTCGGGATCGTTCACCAACTGGGCGTCCATGTACTGCTGGGAGGCCGGCGTGGGGTTGGCATAGCCGACCTGGGCGCTGACCTTGGCGATTACTTGCGGGTCCAGCAGGTAGTTGATGAAGGCATGGGCCTGTTTGGTATTGGCGGCGTCCGCGGGAATGGCCATCAGGTCGAACCACAGGTTGCTGCCTTCCTTGGGAATCGCGTAGGCGATGTTCACTCCATTCTTGGCTTCCCTGGCCCGGTTGGCGGCCTGGAAGGCATCGCCGGAGTAGGCGAACGCCACGCAGATATTGCCGTTGGCCAGGTCCGAGACGTACTTGGAGGAGTGGAAGTAGGTGATGTAGGGGCGCAGGCTCAACAGCTTGGCCTCGGCCTTCTGGTAATCGGCCGCCGATTGGCTGTTGGGGTCCAGGCCCAGGTAGTTGAGCATCGCCGGCATGACTTCATCGGGCGAGTCCATCAGCGAGACCCCGCATTGCGCCAGCTTCTTCAGATTCTGCGGTTCGAACAGCACCGCCCAGGAGTCGATATGGTCGATGCCCAGCACCTGCTTGACCTTGTCGACGTTGTAGCCAATGCCATTGGTGCCCCACAGGTAGGGCACCGAGTACTGGTTGCCGGGATCGTTCTGCTGCAACAGGGTCATCAGCTTCGGGTCCAGGTTCTTCCAGTTGGGCAGTTGCGTCCGGTCCAGCTTGAGGAAGGCCCCGGCCTTCACCTGGCGGGTGAGGAAGTGGTTGGAAGGCACCACCACGTCGTAGCCGGTACGTCCGGCCAGCAGCTTGCCTTCCAGGGTCTCGTTGGAGTCGAACACATCGTAGATCACCTTGATCCCGGTCTGGGCCTGGAAGTCGGCCAGGGTCGTCTTGCCTATGTAGTCGCTCCAGTTGTACACGCTGACGCTGGGTTCGGCCTGGGCGGCGGTGCTGCACAGGGTCGCCAGGGCGACCGGGATCACTGCTTTGAATAGACGCATGTTCGACACCTCTGTGGGATGTTTTTGTTGTTCGTAAAATCGCCGGATCAAACGCTGAGCAGCAGGAACTCGCGTTCCCAGGAGCTGATCACACGCTTGAAGTTCTCGTTCTCGGCACGCTTGACCGCGACATAGCCACGCACGAACTTGCGCCCCAGGTACTGCTCGATGACCGGGCATTCCTCCATGTGCGCCAGGGCGTCCTCGATGGTGATCGGCAGGCGCAGGTTGCGTCGCTCGTAGGCGCGGCCTTCCACCGCCGCGCTGGGGGCAATGCCTTCGACCATGCCCAGGTAGCCGCACAGCAGGCTCGCGGCGATCGCCAGGTAGGGGTTGGCATCGGCACCGGGCAAGCGGTTTTCCACCCGCGTGGCTTCCGGGCTGGAGGTCGGTACCCGCAGGCCGGCGGTGCGGTTTTCCACGCCCCATTCGACGTTCACCGGGGCCGAGGTATCCGGCAGGAAGCGGCGGAACGAGTTGACGTTGGGGGCGAACATCGGCAGCACCTTGGGGATGTACTTCTGCAATCCGCCGATGTGCTGCAGAAACAGCTCGCTCATGCTGCCGTCGTCGTTGGTGAATACCGGCTTGCCGGTGGCGATGTCCACCACGCTCTGGTGCAGGTGCATGGCGCTGCCGGGCTCATCGGTGATCGGCTTGG
It contains:
- a CDS encoding polyamine ABC transporter substrate-binding protein gives rise to the protein MRLFKAVIPVALATLCSTAAQAEPSVSVYNWSDYIGKTTLADFQAQTGIKVIYDVFDSNETLEGKLLAGRTGYDVVVPSNHFLTRQVKAGAFLKLDRTQLPNWKNLDPKLMTLLQQNDPGNQYSVPYLWGTNGIGYNVDKVKQVLGIDHIDSWAVLFEPQNLKKLAQCGVSLMDSPDEVMPAMLNYLGLDPNSQSAADYQKAEAKLLSLRPYITYFHSSKYVSDLANGNICVAFAYSGDAFQAANRAREAKNGVNIAYAIPKEGSNLWFDLMAIPADAANTKQAHAFINYLLDPQVIAKVSAQVGYANPTPASQQYMDAQLVNDPEVYPPKEVLDKLYIASTPSPAIMRVMTRSWSKVKSNK